A window of the Aeromicrobium phoceense genome harbors these coding sequences:
- a CDS encoding alpha/beta fold hydrolase, whose product MTSVAGRVAATAGAFAAAGVAGAAATILNKRKTEQRRLQRGEEIAFGTVRGDSYYVSAADDVPIHVEVDEGPAPTVVFVHGWMCDLDTWHFQRLALRDQARLVFMEQRSHGRSGRSGPRNSSLHDMADDLRRVLDAHAAEGPVVIVGHSMGGMAVMQVAQLDPELFDDRVKGVVLISTSAGQLMRRSPGLRFVVPLVKAASPLLDWGREFNSYSIIRRWAFGAHAQPAIVDMADEMILRAPTAVVLNFYDNFVELDLGAGLGAISRCRTSVVCGTKDVMTPFSHSRWLARHIAGAELVPVNDAGHMVMLEEHEQVTEAIERVLKDIA is encoded by the coding sequence ATGACATCGGTCGCAGGACGTGTCGCAGCCACCGCAGGCGCCTTCGCGGCGGCGGGGGTGGCCGGTGCCGCCGCGACGATCCTCAACAAGCGCAAGACCGAGCAGCGCCGCCTCCAGCGTGGCGAGGAGATCGCGTTCGGCACGGTTCGTGGCGACTCGTACTACGTCTCCGCCGCCGACGACGTCCCGATCCACGTCGAGGTCGACGAGGGCCCGGCGCCGACCGTCGTCTTCGTGCACGGCTGGATGTGCGACCTCGACACGTGGCACTTCCAGCGCCTCGCGCTGCGCGACCAGGCCCGTCTCGTGTTCATGGAGCAGCGATCGCACGGACGCTCCGGACGCAGCGGTCCGCGCAACTCCTCGCTCCACGACATGGCCGACGACCTGCGCCGCGTGCTGGACGCGCACGCCGCCGAGGGGCCCGTGGTCATCGTCGGGCACTCGATGGGCGGCATGGCCGTCATGCAGGTGGCCCAGCTCGATCCCGAGCTGTTCGACGACCGCGTGAAGGGCGTCGTGCTCATCAGCACGAGCGCCGGCCAGCTGATGCGACGCAGCCCCGGCCTGCGCTTCGTCGTGCCGCTGGTGAAGGCCGCCAGCCCGCTGCTCGACTGGGGCCGCGAGTTCAACAGCTACTCGATCATCCGTCGCTGGGCGTTCGGGGCGCACGCGCAGCCTGCGATCGTCGACATGGCCGACGAGATGATCCTGCGCGCCCCCACCGCGGTGGTGCTGAACTTCTACGACAACTTCGTCGAGCTCGACCTCGGGGCGGGACTGGGCGCCATCTCGCGCTGCCGCACCTCGGTGGTGTGCGGGACGAAGGACGTGATGACGCCGTTCAGCCACAGCCGCTGGCTCGCGCGCCACATCGCCGGAGCCGAGCTCGTGCCGGTCAACGACGCCGGCCACATGGTGATGCTGGAGGAGCACGAGCAGGTGACGGAGGCGATCGAGCGGGTCCTGAAGGACATCGCATGA
- the tsaE gene encoding tRNA (adenosine(37)-N6)-threonylcarbamoyltransferase complex ATPase subunit type 1 TsaE, whose protein sequence is MSSELDVTLVGPDRAAEVVGVIHRAFAARPPLDPPATAGDETVETVAASLERDGGLLATRRGHPMGAILFDRSRPGMLGLKRVSVDPLGRDRGVASVMVGVAEDVAEEQGMDGIWLTVREELPANYRFWNHRLYLPVRQDGPTIEMGKTLWLAREVPDADTMRDLAARVAGLLRPGDLLVLTGGLGAGKTTFTQGLGEALGVRGPVTSPTFVIARTHPSEVGGPPLVHVDAYRLGDAAEIDDIDLDATTDESVTVVEWGEGMAEQLSDSWLSISIETRAASPGDPLGTACGIPSDEMRVVSIRPHGRRWLEVPLRTALLG, encoded by the coding sequence ATGAGCAGTGAGCTCGACGTCACGCTGGTCGGGCCGGACCGCGCGGCCGAGGTCGTCGGAGTCATCCACCGTGCCTTCGCCGCGCGCCCGCCCCTCGACCCGCCCGCCACGGCCGGCGACGAGACCGTCGAGACGGTGGCCGCCTCGCTCGAGCGCGACGGCGGCCTGCTGGCCACCCGACGCGGCCACCCGATGGGCGCGATCCTGTTCGACCGCTCCCGTCCGGGGATGCTGGGTTTGAAGCGCGTCAGCGTCGACCCGCTCGGCCGCGACCGCGGCGTCGCGTCCGTCATGGTCGGCGTCGCCGAGGACGTGGCCGAGGAGCAGGGCATGGACGGCATCTGGCTGACCGTGCGCGAGGAGCTTCCGGCCAACTACCGGTTCTGGAACCACCGGCTGTACCTGCCGGTGCGCCAGGACGGTCCCACGATCGAGATGGGCAAGACCCTGTGGCTGGCGCGCGAGGTGCCTGACGCCGACACGATGCGCGACCTCGCCGCACGCGTCGCCGGGCTGCTGCGCCCCGGTGACCTGCTCGTGCTGACGGGTGGTCTCGGTGCCGGCAAGACCACGTTCACGCAGGGCCTCGGCGAGGCGCTCGGCGTCCGCGGGCCCGTGACGTCCCCGACCTTCGTGATCGCGCGCACCCACCCCAGCGAGGTGGGCGGCCCGCCGCTCGTGCACGTGGACGCCTACCGCCTCGGCGACGCGGCCGAGATCGACGACATCGACCTCGACGCCACGACGGACGAGTCCGTGACGGTCGTGGAATGGGGCGAGGGGATGGCCGAGCAGCTGTCCGACAGCTGGCTGTCGATTTCGATCGAGACCCGCGCGGCCAGTCCGGGCGATCCGCTCGGCACGGCCTGCGGCATCCCGTCGGACGAGATGCGCGTGGTCTCGATCCGGCCCCACGGCCGGCGCTGGCTCGAGGTCCCGCTGCGCACCGCCCTGCTCGGCTGA
- the tsaB gene encoding tRNA (adenosine(37)-N6)-threonylcarbamoyltransferase complex dimerization subunit type 1 TsaB, with product MLLLAFDTATPAISVALHDGSSVVAEATGEGAMAHGELLAPAIRTALARAGVTPSDLTDVAVGVGPGPFTGLRVGVVTALTLGQTLGLAMHGVCSLDILAAEAAGLLDTDFVVATDARRKEVYWGRFRADGSRVTGPDVDYPDTVAALGLPVVGRGGVLYADRLTAVAGAPLDPSAAALAGLVAAGRAAELPLEPLYLRRPDAMPQVAPKLA from the coding sequence GTGCTGCTGCTCGCGTTCGACACCGCCACCCCGGCGATCTCCGTCGCCCTCCACGACGGCTCGTCCGTCGTCGCCGAGGCGACGGGGGAGGGCGCCATGGCTCACGGCGAGCTGCTGGCGCCCGCGATCCGCACGGCGCTCGCGCGGGCGGGAGTCACTCCCTCCGACCTCACCGACGTCGCGGTCGGCGTCGGTCCGGGCCCGTTCACCGGGCTGCGTGTCGGTGTCGTCACGGCACTCACGCTGGGCCAGACCCTCGGCCTGGCCATGCACGGCGTGTGCTCGCTGGACATCCTCGCCGCCGAGGCCGCGGGCCTGCTCGACACCGACTTCGTCGTGGCCACGGACGCGCGTCGCAAGGAGGTCTACTGGGGCCGCTTCCGCGCCGACGGGTCGCGCGTCACCGGCCCCGACGTTGACTACCCCGACACCGTCGCCGCGCTCGGACTGCCGGTGGTGGGCCGCGGGGGAGTGCTGTACGCCGACCGGCTCACGGCGGTCGCGGGCGCGCCGCTCGACCCGTCCGCCGCCGCCCTGGCCGGCCTCGTCGCCGCCGGGAGGGCCGCCGAGCTCCCGCTCGAGCCGCTGTACCTGCGCCGACCCGACGCGATGCCCCAGGTCGCGCCCAAGCTGGCATGA
- the rimI gene encoding ribosomal protein S18-alanine N-acetyltransferase, translating into MIRSAGLRDLDTLESIENASFGRDAWSSGQVRDELVGDRIVLALVDEFGVRGYASLRMFAPDAELMRIAVGLGSRRQGVGSELLEAVQDAARARGAERLLLEVADDNEAALALYRRAGYRETGRRRGYYRSGSDAVLMELGLA; encoded by the coding sequence ATGATCCGGTCCGCGGGCCTGCGTGACCTCGACACGCTGGAGTCGATCGAGAACGCGAGCTTCGGCCGCGACGCGTGGTCGTCCGGCCAGGTCCGCGACGAGCTCGTGGGCGACCGGATCGTCCTGGCGCTCGTCGACGAGTTCGGCGTCCGCGGCTACGCCTCGCTGCGGATGTTCGCCCCCGACGCCGAGCTGATGCGCATCGCCGTGGGTCTGGGGTCGCGGCGCCAGGGTGTGGGCTCGGAGCTGCTCGAGGCCGTGCAGGACGCGGCCCGCGCTCGCGGCGCCGAGCGGCTCCTGCTCGAGGTCGCCGACGACAACGAGGCTGCGCTCGCGCTCTACCGCCGTGCCGGGTACCGCGAGACCGGCCGCCGCCGCGGCTACTACCGCTCGGGCTCGGACGCCGTGCTCATGGAGCTGGGCTTGGCATGA
- a CDS encoding DedA family protein — protein MTELLDSIRAWPWFWAWLTFFVIVLLRAGATYGIGRAIAAGLLREREPGPRVRAAMRQVDRWGPPAVTVSFFTVGAQTAVNLGAGLARMSFPRYLTGLVPGAVIWATIWSTIGMSAFLAVFTGGSERLAWLFVLMVVVVVAVLLKRSASQADPAREPGPD, from the coding sequence ATGACCGAGCTGCTCGACTCCATCCGCGCGTGGCCGTGGTTCTGGGCGTGGCTGACGTTCTTCGTCATCGTGCTGCTGCGGGCCGGCGCCACCTACGGGATCGGGCGCGCGATCGCCGCCGGCCTGCTGCGTGAGCGCGAGCCCGGTCCGCGCGTCCGGGCCGCCATGCGACAGGTCGACCGGTGGGGTCCTCCGGCCGTCACCGTGAGCTTCTTCACGGTCGGTGCGCAGACCGCGGTGAACCTGGGCGCGGGCCTCGCGCGCATGTCGTTCCCGCGCTACCTGACCGGTCTCGTGCCGGGCGCGGTGATCTGGGCGACCATCTGGTCGACCATCGGGATGAGTGCGTTCCTGGCCGTCTTCACGGGCGGATCCGAGCGTCTCGCCTGGCTCTTCGTGCTGATGGTCGTGGTCGTCGTGGCGGTCCTGCTGAAGCGCTCGGCCAGCCAGGCCGACCCCGCGCGCGAGCCCGGCCCGGACTGA
- a CDS encoding DUF5709 domain-containing protein, translating to MTDPRNQPPAPSQYLSQDQDQDTLLGRETHDPLDEGLTAPERWSAGEGFGTTVDEQIQGESFEQRLSQEEPDVDPDSEWSEEDLDDGEVGGRRSGRLVDPEGGNGVDHVSELVGDDVGIDGAGASAEEAAVHVVEDE from the coding sequence ATGACTGATCCGCGCAACCAGCCCCCGGCCCCTTCCCAGTACCTGAGCCAGGACCAGGACCAGGACACGCTGCTCGGTCGCGAGACCCATGACCCGCTCGACGAGGGGCTGACCGCTCCCGAGCGCTGGTCGGCCGGCGAGGGATTCGGCACGACGGTCGACGAGCAGATCCAGGGCGAGTCGTTCGAGCAGCGCCTCTCGCAGGAGGAGCCTGACGTCGACCCCGACTCCGAGTGGAGCGAGGAGGACCTCGACGACGGTGAGGTCGGTGGTCGTCGCTCGGGCCGCCTCGTCGATCCCGAAGGCGGCAACGGCGTCGACCACGTGTCCGAGCTCGTCGGCGACGATGTCGGCATCGACGGTGCCGGTGCGAGTGCCGAGGAGGCCGCGGTCCACGTCGTCGAGGACGAGTGA
- a CDS encoding lysophospholipid acyltransferase family protein, translating into MRDVTYPPIIGTAKTLFRVLGISFQTSGTEHIPREGGAILASNHVSYVDFIFNGLAAQPAGRLVRFMAKKEAFEHKVSGPIMRSMHHIPVDRAQGEASLHEAADYARRGEIVGIFPEATISRSMEVKEIKTGAVRAAAEGGVPLVPMVVWGTQLLKTKDHEADLWGRGKTIALHVGEPIPVTGEDPVAETALLHDSLTALLDKAIHEYPVSPEGQWWAPARYGGTAPTPEEARRLDLEEKAARDARRAERG; encoded by the coding sequence ATGCGCGACGTGACGTACCCGCCCATCATCGGCACGGCCAAGACGCTGTTCCGGGTGCTGGGCATCAGCTTCCAGACGTCCGGCACCGAGCACATCCCGCGTGAGGGTGGGGCCATCCTGGCCTCCAACCACGTCAGCTACGTCGACTTCATCTTCAACGGACTCGCCGCCCAGCCCGCCGGCCGGCTCGTGCGCTTCATGGCGAAGAAGGAGGCGTTCGAGCACAAGGTCTCCGGACCGATCATGCGCTCGATGCACCACATCCCGGTCGACCGGGCCCAGGGCGAGGCGTCGCTGCACGAGGCCGCCGACTACGCCCGCCGCGGCGAGATCGTCGGGATCTTCCCCGAGGCCACGATCAGCCGGTCGATGGAGGTCAAGGAGATCAAGACCGGTGCCGTGCGCGCCGCCGCCGAGGGCGGTGTGCCGCTCGTCCCGATGGTCGTCTGGGGCACGCAGCTGCTCAAGACGAAGGACCACGAGGCCGACCTGTGGGGCCGCGGCAAGACGATCGCGCTCCACGTCGGTGAGCCGATCCCGGTGACGGGGGAGGACCCGGTCGCCGAGACGGCGCTGCTGCACGACTCGCTGACGGCCCTGCTCGACAAGGCGATCCACGAGTACCCCGTCTCGCCCGAGGGCCAGTGGTGGGCCCCGGCCCGCTACGGCGGCACCGCTCCCACGCCCGAGGAGGCCCGCCGCCTCGACCTCGAGGAGAAGGCGGCCCGCGACGCCAGGCGCGCCGAGCGGGGCTGA
- the tsaD gene encoding tRNA (adenosine(37)-N6)-threonylcarbamoyltransferase complex transferase subunit TsaD yields MSEPLVLGIESSCDETGVGIVRGTTLLAHAVASSVEEHVRFGGVVPEVASRAHLEAMVPTLEQAYEQAGVDVRDVDAIAVTSGPGLTGALLVGVAAAKALALAHDKPLYGVNHLAAHVAVDQLEHGRYTEPSIALLVSGGHTELLLVNDIATDITLLGGTIDDAAGEAFDKVARLLGLPYPGGPEIDKVARDGDPTAIAFPRGLTTGRDLERYRWDFSFSGLKSAVARHVQHEQRMQRPVAVADVAASFQDAVCDVLSRKAIKACLEHDVPRLILGGGVAANGRLRHFVLERAEKAGVEVRIPQISLCTDNGAMVAALGAEVVRRGIAPSSLDLAVDSSLPVTRIVAA; encoded by the coding sequence GTGAGCGAACCGCTGGTGCTGGGGATCGAGTCCTCCTGCGACGAGACCGGTGTCGGCATCGTGCGAGGCACCACCCTGCTGGCGCACGCGGTCGCGTCCAGCGTCGAGGAGCACGTGCGCTTCGGCGGCGTCGTGCCCGAGGTCGCCAGCCGGGCGCACCTGGAGGCGATGGTTCCCACGCTCGAGCAGGCCTACGAGCAGGCCGGCGTCGACGTGCGTGACGTCGACGCGATCGCGGTGACGAGCGGTCCGGGCCTCACCGGCGCCCTGCTCGTCGGGGTCGCCGCGGCGAAGGCCCTCGCCCTGGCCCACGACAAGCCGCTCTACGGGGTCAACCACCTGGCGGCGCACGTCGCGGTCGACCAGCTGGAGCACGGCCGGTACACCGAGCCCTCGATCGCGCTGCTGGTCAGCGGCGGTCACACCGAGCTGCTGCTCGTCAACGACATCGCCACCGACATCACGCTGCTCGGCGGCACCATCGACGATGCCGCCGGCGAGGCGTTCGACAAGGTCGCCCGGCTGCTGGGCCTGCCGTACCCCGGCGGCCCGGAGATCGACAAGGTGGCGCGCGACGGCGACCCCACCGCGATCGCCTTCCCGCGCGGACTGACCACGGGGCGCGACCTCGAGCGGTACCGCTGGGACTTCTCCTTCTCCGGGCTCAAGAGCGCGGTGGCCCGCCACGTGCAGCACGAGCAGCGGATGCAGCGCCCGGTCGCCGTGGCCGACGTCGCGGCCTCGTTCCAGGACGCGGTCTGCGACGTGCTGAGCCGCAAGGCGATCAAGGCGTGCCTCGAGCACGACGTCCCCCGGCTGATCCTGGGCGGGGGCGTGGCCGCGAACGGCCGCCTGCGCCACTTCGTCCTCGAGCGCGCCGAGAAGGCCGGCGTCGAGGTCCGCATCCCGCAGATCTCGCTGTGCACCGACAACGGCGCGATGGTCGCGGCGCTCGGCGCCGAGGTCGTCCGCCGCGGCATCGCTCCGTCGTCGCTCGACCTCGCCGTCGACTCCAGCCTGCCCGTCACGCGCATCGTCGCCGCCTGA
- a CDS encoding biotin-dependent carboxyltransferase family protein, whose protein sequence is MTLRVLEAGALSLVQDLGRPGLGDLGVGPSGAFDRRALRTANHLVGNPGDAAVVEALGGGLALVATLPHVVAVTGAAGPLTVDGRPVDSGRPLALRRGDVLRLGAPVAGLRWTVAVAGGIAVPPVLGSRSRDTLASLGPDALAAGDELAVGPPVGPVSLEGLPPLLPTGEVAVRVVLGPRDDWFTPAAVATLLSTGWGVDPVSDRIGVRLEGPALDRAREGELESEPVVRGSIQVTTSGRPVVLGPDHPVTGGYPVIAVVLDADTDVLAQLRPGDTLRFRRHRA, encoded by the coding sequence ATGACCCTGCGCGTGCTGGAGGCAGGCGCCCTGAGCCTGGTGCAGGACCTCGGGCGTCCCGGGCTGGGCGATCTTGGCGTAGGGCCGTCGGGCGCGTTCGACCGCCGCGCCCTGCGCACCGCGAACCACCTCGTCGGCAATCCGGGCGACGCGGCCGTCGTGGAGGCGCTCGGCGGCGGTCTCGCGCTGGTGGCGACCCTGCCGCACGTCGTGGCCGTCACGGGGGCGGCGGGGCCGCTGACCGTCGACGGCCGGCCGGTCGACTCCGGCCGCCCGCTCGCGCTGCGGCGTGGCGACGTGCTGCGACTCGGGGCGCCGGTCGCCGGGCTGCGCTGGACGGTCGCCGTCGCGGGCGGGATCGCGGTGCCCCCGGTCCTGGGCAGCCGCTCCCGCGACACGCTCGCCTCCCTCGGCCCCGATGCCCTGGCGGCCGGCGACGAGCTCGCGGTGGGTCCTCCCGTCGGACCGGTCTCGCTCGAAGGACTGCCGCCCCTGCTGCCCACGGGCGAGGTGGCGGTCCGGGTCGTGCTGGGCCCGCGCGACGACTGGTTCACCCCGGCGGCCGTCGCGACGCTGCTCTCGACCGGCTGGGGCGTCGACCCCGTCTCGGACCGCATCGGCGTCAGGCTGGAGGGGCCCGCGCTCGACCGGGCACGCGAGGGTGAGCTGGAGAGCGAGCCCGTGGTGCGCGGCAGCATCCAGGTGACGACCTCGGGTCGTCCGGTGGTGCTGGGTCCGGACCATCCCGTCACCGGCGGCTACCCCGTGATCGCCGTGGTCCTCGACGCCGACACCGACGTGCTCGCCCAGCTGCGGCCCGGCGACACGCTGCGGTTCCGCCGCCACCGCGCCTGA
- a CDS encoding 5-oxoprolinase subunit B family protein, whose protein sequence is MRILPCGDRAVLLDCADADEARRWHAALRDRGATLGATTVLLRGRPEELRSLVGATTPADLAATAGAEVEIPVVYDGPDLEAVARHCGLDPDEVVRLHGATPWTVAFAGFAPGFAYLSGGDPRLEVPRLDRPRPRVEPGSVGLAGRFSGVYPRASPGGWRLIGRTDAPLWDLDRDDPALLHPGDTVRFVEVTR, encoded by the coding sequence ATGAGGATCCTGCCCTGCGGCGATCGCGCCGTGCTGCTCGACTGCGCGGACGCCGACGAGGCCCGTCGCTGGCATGCCGCGCTGCGCGATCGCGGAGCGACGCTCGGTGCGACCACCGTGCTGCTGCGCGGGCGGCCCGAGGAGCTGCGCTCGCTGGTGGGCGCGACCACCCCTGCAGACCTGGCCGCAACCGCCGGGGCCGAGGTGGAGATCCCGGTCGTGTACGACGGACCTGACCTCGAGGCCGTGGCGCGACACTGCGGACTCGACCCGGACGAGGTCGTGCGCCTCCACGGGGCGACGCCGTGGACGGTGGCGTTCGCCGGCTTCGCGCCCGGCTTCGCCTACCTGTCCGGGGGCGATCCCCGCCTCGAGGTCCCGCGGCTCGACCGTCCGCGGCCACGCGTGGAGCCGGGCTCGGTCGGACTCGCCGGCCGGTTCAGCGGCGTCTACCCCCGCGCCTCCCCCGGCGGCTGGCGGCTCATCGGCCGTACCGACGCGCCGCTCTGGGACCTCGATCGCGACGACCCTGCACTACTGCACCCGGGTGACACCGTCCGGTTCGTCGAGGTGACGCGATGA
- a CDS encoding LamB/YcsF family protein encodes MAGRVDLNVDLGESPERWASGEDERLLPLVTSANVCCGAYAGDDDLIRATCEAAVEHGVAIGAQVGYRDREGFGRRFVDLPPRDLVDEVRRQLDHLRELADRVGGLVTYLKPHGALYHRIGHDPHQAEAVVEALLADGTPLPLVGMPGSVALEMAQDSGIRVVLEGFADRAYTSEGGLVPRDQPGAVLTDPAEAAAQALELVGSVDSLCVHGDSPGAERLLRHVRGVLVEHRVEIEPFH; translated from the coding sequence ATGGCCGGCCGCGTGGACCTCAACGTCGATCTCGGCGAGTCGCCCGAGCGGTGGGCGTCCGGCGAGGACGAGCGCCTGCTCCCCCTCGTGACCAGTGCGAACGTCTGCTGCGGCGCGTACGCCGGCGACGACGACCTGATCCGCGCGACGTGCGAGGCCGCGGTCGAGCACGGCGTCGCGATCGGGGCGCAGGTGGGCTACCGCGACCGCGAGGGATTCGGCCGCCGGTTCGTGGACCTGCCGCCCCGTGACCTCGTGGACGAGGTCCGGCGCCAGCTCGACCACCTGCGCGAGCTCGCGGACCGCGTCGGCGGCCTGGTCACCTACCTCAAGCCGCACGGTGCGCTCTACCACCGCATCGGCCACGATCCCCACCAGGCGGAGGCCGTCGTCGAGGCGCTGCTGGCCGACGGGACGCCGCTGCCCCTCGTGGGCATGCCCGGGTCGGTCGCGCTCGAGATGGCGCAGGACTCCGGGATCCGTGTCGTGCTCGAGGGCTTCGCCGACCGCGCGTACACCTCCGAGGGTGGCCTCGTGCCCCGCGACCAGCCGGGTGCCGTGCTGACCGATCCGGCCGAGGCCGCCGCCCAGGCCCTCGAGCTGGTGGGATCGGTGGACTCGCTGTGCGTGCACGGCGACAGCCCGGGCGCCGAGCGCCTGCTGCGCCACGTGCGCGGCGTCCTCGTGGAGCACCGCGTCGAGATCGAGCCCTTCCACTGA
- a CDS encoding THUMP-like domain-containing protein, with the protein MDAHTFAELTAPAGQALLAEVARGAGSESDLALGTRLRRDHPAELVAAAVTQHHLRRRAVTKFGADAELLYFTPDALEQSTRAPVAAHRASRLAALGATRLVDLGCGIGGDLIAAARAGLEVRGVELDPVRAAIARANLAALGLAGTVEVGDATTTPIGADEVAFVDPARRDGAGRTFRLDALVPSWDFAIGLLEGRAVAKVMPGIAHDAVPPGVQAEWVSHGGDLVEASLWGAGFGQDPARRATVLPRGATLVGRGARAHVGDALSHLVEPDDAVIRAGLVAELAEDLGGHLLDPRIAWITTDSPAATPLGRAFRVVEELPFREKQLRAALRERDIGTLTIKKRGVDVVPERLVARLKLTGTRTATVVLTRVADEARAFLVERER; encoded by the coding sequence GTGGATGCGCACACCTTCGCCGAGCTCACGGCCCCCGCGGGGCAGGCTCTGCTGGCCGAGGTGGCCCGCGGCGCGGGGAGCGAGTCCGACCTCGCACTGGGCACGCGACTGCGACGCGACCACCCCGCCGAGCTCGTCGCGGCGGCGGTCACCCAGCACCACCTGCGGCGGCGCGCGGTCACGAAGTTCGGGGCCGACGCCGAGCTCCTCTACTTCACCCCCGACGCCCTCGAGCAGTCCACGCGGGCCCCGGTCGCGGCGCACCGAGCGAGCCGGCTGGCAGCGCTCGGCGCCACGCGCCTGGTCGACCTCGGCTGCGGCATCGGCGGCGACCTGATCGCCGCCGCCCGGGCGGGCCTCGAGGTGCGCGGCGTCGAGCTCGACCCCGTGCGCGCCGCGATCGCGCGAGCCAACCTCGCCGCCCTCGGCCTCGCCGGGACGGTCGAGGTCGGTGACGCCACGACGACTCCGATCGGCGCCGACGAGGTCGCCTTCGTCGACCCTGCGCGCCGCGACGGCGCCGGCCGCACCTTCCGTCTCGACGCGCTCGTGCCCTCGTGGGACTTCGCCATAGGCCTGCTCGAGGGCCGCGCCGTGGCCAAGGTGATGCCGGGCATCGCCCACGACGCCGTCCCGCCGGGCGTGCAGGCCGAGTGGGTCTCGCACGGCGGCGACCTCGTCGAGGCGAGCCTCTGGGGGGCCGGTTTCGGCCAGGACCCGGCCCGTCGCGCCACCGTGCTGCCGCGCGGCGCCACGCTCGTGGGTCGCGGCGCCCGGGCCCACGTCGGGGACGCCCTGTCGCACCTCGTCGAGCCGGACGACGCCGTGATCCGGGCGGGCCTCGTGGCCGAGCTCGCCGAGGACCTCGGCGGCCACCTCCTCGACCCCCGCATCGCCTGGATCACCACGGACTCCCCCGCGGCCACGCCGCTCGGCCGGGCGTTCCGGGTGGTCGAGGAGCTGCCCTTCCGGGAGAAGCAGCTCCGCGCCGCCCTGCGCGAGCGCGACATCGGGACCCTCACGATCAAGAAGCGCGGCGTCGACGTCGTACCCGAACGGCTCGTCGCTCGCCTCAAGCTCACCGGGACCCGCACCGCGACGGTCGTGCTGACCCGCGTGGCCGACGAGGCGCGCGCCTTCCTGGTGGAACGGGAGCGCTGA
- the groES gene encoding co-chaperone GroES, protein MSVTIKPLEDRIVIKAGEAEQTTASGLVIPDTAKEKPQEGEVVAVGPGRVSDSGERIPVDVAVGDKVLFSKYGGTEVKHGGEEFLILNARDVLAVIA, encoded by the coding sequence GTGTCGGTCACCATCAAGCCGCTCGAAGATCGCATCGTCATCAAGGCCGGAGAGGCCGAGCAGACCACCGCGTCGGGTCTCGTCATCCCCGACACCGCCAAGGAGAAGCCGCAGGAGGGCGAGGTCGTGGCCGTCGGCCCCGGTCGCGTCAGCGACAGCGGCGAGCGCATCCCCGTCGACGTGGCCGTCGGCGACAAGGTGCTCTTCAGCAAGTACGGCGGCACCGAGGTCAAGCACGGCGGCGAGGAGTTCCTCATCCTCAACGCCCGCGACGTCCTCGCCGTCATCGCCTGA